In Streptomyces sp. 840.1, one DNA window encodes the following:
- a CDS encoding ATP-binding protein, with translation MSLPLTRRIARTALLIAAGAAPVVGAAGAAGAAELPQAPELGGLTTVDGAGLGKTVDGVSKQGAETGGKVVGTTLPVASKTLGETAGKAAPAVGKVATGGAAKGGLPTGSLGGLPTQGLPLG, from the coding sequence ATGTCCCTCCCCCTGACCCGTCGGATCGCCCGTACCGCGCTGCTGATCGCGGCGGGTGCGGCCCCCGTGGTCGGTGCGGCCGGCGCCGCCGGTGCCGCGGAGCTCCCGCAGGCTCCGGAGCTCGGCGGTCTCACCACCGTCGACGGCGCCGGTCTCGGCAAGACGGTCGACGGCGTGTCCAAGCAGGGCGCCGAGACCGGCGGCAAGGTCGTCGGGACCACGCTGCCGGTGGCGAGCAAGACCCTCGGCGAGACGGCCGGCAAGGCCGCCCCCGCCGTCGGCAAGGTCGCGACCGGCGGCGCGGCCAAGGGCGGACTGCCCACCGGCAGCCTCGGCGGCCTGCCGACGCAGGGCCTGCCGCTCGGCTGA
- the dapC gene encoding succinyldiaminopimelate transaminase — MSAAVSSRLPVFPWDRLAPYKSTAEGHPDGIVDLSVGTPVDPVPELIQRALVAASDSPGYPTVWGTAALRDALTGWVERRLGALSVAHENVLPVVGSKELVAWLPTQLGLGAGDKVAYPRLAYPTYEVGARLCGAEPVAYDDPTELDPAGLKLLWLNSPSNPTGKVLAKDELTRIVAWAREHDVLVLSDECYLELGWEAEPVSVLHPDVCGGTYEGVVAVHSLSKRSNLAGYRAAFIAGDAAVLGELLLIRKHGGMMTPAPVQAAAVAALGDDAHVTEQRARYAARRAALRTALEAHGFRIEHSEASLYLWATRDEPCWDTVAYLAELGILVAPGDFYGPAGDRFVRVAFTATDERVAAAVKRLG; from the coding sequence GTGTCCGCAGCAGTCTCCTCCCGCCTCCCCGTCTTTCCCTGGGACCGGCTCGCGCCCTACAAGTCGACGGCCGAGGGCCACCCGGACGGCATCGTGGACCTGTCCGTCGGCACCCCCGTCGACCCGGTGCCCGAGCTGATCCAGCGGGCGCTCGTCGCCGCTTCGGACAGCCCCGGCTACCCGACGGTGTGGGGGACCGCCGCGCTGCGCGACGCGCTCACCGGCTGGGTGGAGCGGCGGCTCGGCGCTCTCTCGGTGGCCCACGAGAACGTGCTGCCCGTCGTCGGCTCCAAGGAACTGGTGGCCTGGCTGCCGACCCAGCTCGGCCTCGGCGCCGGCGACAAGGTCGCCTACCCCCGGCTCGCCTACCCGACCTACGAGGTCGGCGCCCGGCTCTGCGGCGCCGAGCCGGTCGCGTACGACGACCCGACCGAGCTGGACCCGGCCGGGCTCAAGCTGCTCTGGCTCAACTCCCCGTCCAACCCGACCGGCAAGGTGCTGGCCAAGGACGAGCTGACCCGGATCGTGGCCTGGGCGCGCGAGCACGACGTGCTGGTCCTCAGCGACGAGTGCTACCTGGAGCTGGGCTGGGAGGCCGAACCGGTCTCGGTGCTCCACCCGGACGTCTGCGGCGGTACGTACGAGGGCGTCGTCGCCGTCCACTCGCTCTCCAAGCGGTCCAACCTCGCCGGGTACCGGGCCGCCTTCATCGCGGGCGACGCGGCCGTCCTGGGTGAGCTGCTGCTGATCCGCAAGCACGGCGGGATGATGACGCCCGCACCGGTCCAGGCGGCCGCCGTGGCCGCGCTCGGTGACGACGCGCACGTGACCGAGCAGCGCGCCCGCTACGCCGCCCGCCGCGCCGCCCTGCGCACGGCGCTGGAGGCCCACGGCTTCCGGATCGAGCACAGCGAGGCGAGCCTCTACCTGTGGGCGACCCGCGACGAGCCCTGCTGGGACACCGTGGCGTACCTGGCGGAGCTCGGCATCCTGGTGGCGCCCGGGGACTTCTACGGCCCGGCCGGCGACCGCTTCGTGCGCGTGGCGTTCACGGCCACTGACGAGCGCGTGGCGGCCGCGGTCAAGCGGCTGGGCTGA